In one window of Saccharomyces paradoxus chromosome VII, complete sequence DNA:
- the TRX2 gene encoding thioredoxin TRX2 (Cytoplasmic thioredoxin isoenzyme~similar to YGR209C) codes for MVTQLKSASEYDNALASGDKLVVVDFFATWCGPCKMIAPMIEKFSEQYSDATFYKLDVDEVSDVAQKAEVSSMPTLIFYKSGKEVTRVVGANPAAIKQAIASNV; via the coding sequence ATGGTCACTCAATTAAAATCCGCTTCTGAATACGACAATGCTTTGGCATCCGGCGACAAATTAGTCGTTGTTGACTTTTTTGCCACATGGTGTGGTCCATGTAAGATGATTGCCCCAATGATTGAAAAGTTCTCGGAACAATATTCTGATGCTACTTTTTACAAATTGGATGTTGATGAGGTCTCAGATGTTGCTCAAAAGGCTGAAGTCTCTTCCATGCCTACCCTGATCTTCTACAAGAGCGGTAAGGAGGTTACCAGAGTCGTTGGTGCCAACCCAGCTGCTATCAAGCAAGCTATTGCTTCCAACGTATAG
- the RTA1 gene encoding Rta1p (Protein involved in 7-aminocholesterol resistance~similar to YGR213C) yields the protein MAKDGFELYRYTPEIGASILFTVLFALAGVVFVFLLVYYSVKSKRTVASLVKSQPILRYYGTVKLAGAYIPFIFGCFVEFVGFAFRCKSSKDTTLLNPYIIQTVFLLVSPTLYAATIYMIFGRMATLLFAENLMIMPARFNTTIFVIGDVGSLLLQAAGGAMMSKVSSASSGSHLVTAGLFIQIAFFGLFIINEFLFIFKMNKKPTSVSIRYGSWKVLNVALLVNSFLILIRSIVRAVEFIQGYDGEIASHEWYLYIFDGLPMFLLVLIFIVAFPLINIFRIQEESIKAQQSARFDGNVYPDVDIISIEEDLASKD from the coding sequence ATGGCAAAAGACGGCTTTGAGTTATATAGATATACGCCAGAAATAGGTGCGAGTATACTTTTTACGGTACTCTTTGCATTAGCGGGGGTAGTATTTGTGTTTTTATTAGTTTATTATTCTgtcaaaagcaaaagaacAGTTGCCTCTCTGGTGAAGTCACAACCCATATTGCGGTACTATGGTACAGTCAAGTTGGCAGGAGCGTACATTCCCTTCATATTTGGGTGTTTTGTTGAGTTTGTGGGCTTTGCCTTTAGATGTAAGTCTAGCAAGGACACCACACTACTGAACCCCTACATCATTCAAACAGTTTTCTTGCTAGTTTCTCCGACATTGTATGCTGCTACGATTTACATGATTTTTGGTAGAATGGCCACTTTACTGTTCGCAGAAAACTTAATGATCATGCCCGCCAGATTCAATACTACGATATTTGTCATCGGGGATGTAGGGAGCCTTCTGTTACAAGCTGCTGGTGGTGCTATGATGTCTAAGGTGTCAAGCGCATCTTCTGGTTCCCATCTCGTTACGGCTGGTTTGTTCATTCAAATTGCTTTTTTTGGCCTCTTCATTATAAATGAGttcttgttcattttcAAGATGAACAAAAAACCAACCAGTGTATCAATAAGATATGGTAGTTGGAAAGTCCTGAACGTTGCCTTATTGGTAAACAGTTTTCTGATTTTAATCAGATCGATTGTCAGAGCTGTTGAATTTATACAGGGTTACGATGGAGAAATTGCCTCACATGAGTGGTATCTTTACATTTTTGACGGTTTACCAATGTTTCTACTTGTAttgatttttattgtaGCGTTCCCATTaatcaatattttcagaattCAGGAGGAGTCTATTAAAGCGCAACAATCTGCAAGATTCGATGGTAACGTCTATCCTGATGTTGACATAATATCCATCGAGGAAGATCTCGCTTCCAAAGACTAA
- the ZPR1 gene encoding zinc finger-containing protein ZPR1 (Essential protein with two zinc fingers~similar to YGR211W) translates to MSEQKEDLFKPVGEAAAEIEDENMADQGQANDGVKLTGAQDAMGHPVQEIESLCMNCGKNGTTRLLLTSIPYFREIIIMSFDCPHCGFKNCEIQPASQIQEKGSRYVLKVECREDFNRQVIKSETATCKFVELDIEIPAKRGQLTTVEGLLSEMIDDLSQDQDMRKSIDENLYKKIDDFIQKVKSYINCEPNTIPVTFVLDDPAGNSWIEYKPGEPQHKWSHTQYVRTDEQNVQVGIITRDQLEQRRQEQLKQLANRERNPSESVKVGSANPQFLSDATDIENFNNEVQTFRASCPSCTQECETHMKPVNIPHFKEVIIMSTVCDHCGYKSNEVKTGGAIPDKGRRITLYCDDAADLSRDILKSETCSMVIPELHLDIQEGTLGGRFTTLEGLLRQVYEELESRIFTQTSDSMDEATKARWVEFFAKLKEAIAGKVKFTVVMEDPLAGSYIQNVYAPDPDPNMTIEDYERTKEQNEDLGLSDIKVE, encoded by the coding sequence atgagcgaacaaaaagaagaccTGTTCAAACCAGTGGGAGAAGCTGCTGCAGAGATCGAAGATGAAAACATGGCTGACCAGGGCCAAGCTAACGACGGCGTCAAGTTAACCGGCGCACAGGACGCTATGGGCCATCCAGTGCAGGAGATCGAGTCTCTTTGTATGAATTGTGGGAAGAATGGCACAACCAGACTTCTGCTGACTTCCATCCCTTATTTCAGAGAAATCATTATCATGTCATTCGACTGTCCTCACTGTGGGTTTAAGAACTGTGAGATCCAACCCGCTTCTCAGATCCAAGAGAAGGGCTCTCGTTACGTCTTGAAAGTGGAGTGCCGTGAAGATTTTAACAGACAAGTTATCAAGTCAGAAACTGCCACATGTAAGTTTGTCGAGCTAGACATTGAGATTCCGGCAAAGAGAGGCCAATTAACAACAGTGGAAGGTTTGCTATCAGAGATGATTGATGACCTGTCGCAAGATCAGGATATGAGAAAATCTATAGACGAAAATCTCTACAAGAAGATCGACGACTTCATACAAAAAGTTAAATCCTACATCAATTGCGAACCAAACACTATCCCCGTAACATTCGTTTTGGATGATCCTGCTGGAAATTCTTGGATTGAATACAAACCTGGCGAACCTCAACACAAATGGTCTCATACCCAGTATGTGAGAACCGATGAACAAAACGTTCAAGTCGGAATTATTACTAGAGACCAATTGGAACAACGTCGCCAAGAACAATTGAAACAATTGGCTAACCGTGAAAGAAACCCTTCTGAATCTGTCAAAGTTGGCTCAGCAAACCCACAGTTTTTGTCAGATGCTACAGACATCGAAAACTTCAATAACGAGGTGCAAACATTCAGAGCTTCTTGTCCATCGTGCACCCAAGAGTGTGAAACCCATATGAAGCCAGTAAATATTCCACATTTCAAAGAAGTTATCATCATGTCGACGGTTTGCGATCATTGTGGTTACAAGTCTAATGAGGTGAAGACCGGTGGTGCGATCCCTGACAAAGGGAGAAGAATCACCCTATATTGTGACGATGCGGCCGACTTGTCCCGTGATATTCTGAAGTCTGAAACATGCAGTATGGTTATTCCTGAATTGCATCTTGATATTCAGGAAGGTACACTGGGTGGTAGATTCACCACTCTGGAAGGTTTACTGAGACAAGTCTATGAAGAACTAGAATCTCGTATCTTCACTCAAACTTCAGATTCCATGGACGAAGCAACAAAGGCCCGCTGGGTGGAATTTTTTGCCAAGCTAAAAGAAGCCATTGCTGGAAAAGTCAAGTTCACGGTCGTTATGGAAGATCCATTGGCTGGGTCGTATATACAAAATGTCTACGCCCCAGATCCAGATCCAAACATGACTATTGAAGATTACGAAAGAACAAAGGAGCAAAATGAAGACCTGGGTTTGTCCGATATCAAGGTTGAGTGA
- the SER2 gene encoding phosphoserine phosphatase (Phosphoserine phosphatase of the phosphoglycerate pathway~similar to YGR208W): MSNYVLTCIAHGENLSKETVDQIVKEVVESSEKEISINSTKKLSARATDIFLKVRGPIVQKDLKNELMNVIDSYDDVDVIVSVDNEYRQAKKLFVFDMDSTLIYQEVIELIAAYAGVEEQVHEITERAMNNELDFKESLRERVKLLKGLQIDTLYDEIKQKLVITKGVPELCKFLHDKNCKLAVLSGGFIQFASFIKDQLRLDFCKANLLEVDADGKLTGKTLGPIVDGQCKSETLLQLCNDYKVPVEASCMVGDGGNDLPAMATAGFGIAWNAKPKVQKAAPCKLNTKSMTDILYILGYTDEEIYDRQ, from the coding sequence ATGTCAAATTATGTTCTCACTTGTATAGCCCATGGAGAAAATCTCTCAAAAGAAACCGTCGATCAGATTGTCAAAGAAGTCGTTGAGAGCTCAGAAAAAGAGATATCGATCAATAGTACCAAGAAACTATCAGCAAGAGCCACCGATATATTCCTCAAAGTTAGAGGACCAATTGTACAAAAAGACCTCAAGAATGAACTGATGAATGTGATTGATAGTTATGATGATGTTGATGTGATCGTTTCTGTCGACAATGAATATCGTCAAGCCAAAAAGCTTTTCGTCTTTGACATGGATTCAACATTAATCTACCAAGAGGTCATCGAATTGATTGCTGCTTACGCTGGTGTTGAAGAACAAGTGCATGAAATTACAGAAAGAGCTATGAACAATGAGCTTGATTTCAAAGAGTCTTTAAGAGAACGCGTTAAATTATTGAAGGGCCTCCAAATCGATACGTTATATGatgaaataaaacaaaagttGGTAATCACTAAAGGTGTGCCAGAACTATGTAAATTCCTTCACGACAAAAATTGCAAACTTGCTGTTTTAAGCGGTGGGTTTATCCAATTTGCCAGTTTTATCAAGGACCAATTACGTTTAGATTTTTGTAAGGCAAACTTGTTGGAAGTTGATGCTGATGGAAAATTAACTGGTAAAACACTGGGTCCTATTGTAGATGGCCAATGCAAAAGTGAAACTCTTCTACAGCTGTGTAATGACTACAAGGTGCCTGTGGAAGCAAGTTGTATGGTCGGTGACGGTGGTAACGACCTACCAGCCATGGCTACCGCCGGGTTTGGGATTGCATGGAACGCCAAGCCAAAGGTGCAAAAAGCCGCACCTTGCAAGTTGAATACCAAGTCCATGACTGACATCCTATACATCCTTGGCTACACCGACGAGGAAATATACGATagacaataa
- the SLI1 gene encoding N-acetyltransferase (N-acetyltransferase~similar to YGR212W), translating to MKVKLSAIEDYFFHRSKLNLHSCFYVGIKLNELPDKQHLVTALKYTVAQHERLACNVLHDELKKEGFLQSILEPLKFSDLVEYYHNWDQLGEAEINHIFQMYNFPYNENKPLWKILIIPNQNQMLLLTDHVLMDGMSAVHVWETFMEGLQKQQPVEVDETIYSPLLSSSSEEIMSAPLYGNWPIPWNWHIVRQLASRLYCWFPQTVVSNNKNLIQFANYSFPKDLLDNEPTNESHVYKIKNTNHQREFQLSPTHLKNVLQECKANNTSLTSFLSALVCIAFEKIAAHDYTGSFLKIELPMNIRNSSEQVLNLPSNDKLAVGNYIAAIEFNHKLHQNREIWDIASQIQRTIRSSSKDKIIDKVNEVKLLEVVSSQQYLKDKIGLNNGPSSTFEVTNLGFQTFRAACNASLPFHITDAAFNEPQGISSIFTLSVISTPASGLHCCISYPNTLAKELEPHWQYMKEYLNL from the coding sequence atgaaagttAAACTATCTGCCATTGAAgattacttttttcataGAAGTAAACTAAATTTACATTCATGTTTTTATGTGGGAATCAAACTCAATGAATTGCCCGATAAACAACACCTGGTAACGGCTCTTAAATATACTGTGGCCCAACATGAACGTTTGGCATGTAATGTATTACatgatgaattgaaaaaagagggTTTCTTGCAAAGCATTCTTGAGCCATTAAAATTTAGTGATTTAGTAGAATACTACCATAATTGGGACCAGTTAGGAGAAGCTGAAATCAAccacatttttcaaatgtaTAACTTTCCCTATAACGAGAACAAACCTTTATGGAAGATTCTGATCATCCCTAATCAAAACCAAATGCTGTTGCTGACAGATCATGTTCTCATGGATGGGATGTCCGCCGTTCATGTGTGGGAAACGTTTATGGAAGGTTTACAAAAGCAACAGCCGGTTGAAGTTGACGAAACAATTTATTCACCATTATTAAGTTCATCATCTGAAGAAATAATGTCGGCTCCTCTATACGGAAACTGGCCCATACCTTGGAATTGGCATATAGTGCGGCAATTGGCCAGCAGACTATATTGTTGGTTTCCTCAAACAGTCGTAAGCAACAATAAAAACTTAATCCAGTTTGCCAACTACTCATTTCCAAAAGACCTGCTGGATAACGAGCCGACTAATGAAAGCCATGtatacaaaataaaaaatactaaTCATCAACGGGAATTCCAATTATCACCGACACATCTCAAAAACGTCTTGCAAGAATGCAAAGCGAATAATACTTCTTTAACTTCCTTTTTAAGTGCCCTGGTGTGTAtagcttttgaaaaaatagctGCACACGACTATACCGGatcatttttaaaaattgaATTACCAATGAATATTAGAAATTCTTCTGAACAGGTTTTAAATTTACCTTCAAATGATAAACTCGCAGTGGGAAATTATATTGCGGCCATAGAATTTAACCATAAACTGCACCAAAATCGTGAGATATGGGATATTGCTtcacaaattcaaagaactATAAGAAGCAGTTCCAAGgataaaataatagatAAAGTTAACGAAGTTAAATTGTTAGAGGTTGTTTCTTCCCAACAGTACttaaaagataaaattgGTTTGAACAATGGACCTTCTTCTACATTTGAAGTAACAAACTTGGGATTTCAAACCTTTAGGGCTGCATGCAATGCCAGTTTACCGTTCCATATAACGGATGCTGCATTCAACGAACCGCAAGGTATATCTTCAATATTCACATTAAGTGTGATTTCTACTCCTGCTAGCGGACTGCACTGTTGTATCAGTTATCCAAATACTCTCGCTAAAGAGTTGGAACCTCACTGGCAATATATGAAAGAATACTTGAATTTATAA
- a CDS encoding uncharacterized protein (similar to YGR210C), with the protein MPRDPLIGIVGKPSSGKSTTLNSLTDAGAAVGAFPFTTIEPNQATGYLQVDCACSRFGKEDLCKPNYGWCSKGKRHIPIKLLDVAGLVPGAHSGRGLGNKFLDDLRHADALIHVVDVSGTTDAEGKNTRGYDPLNDIEWLQDEIRLWVEGNLKKRWGSIVRKHTATKSSIVDTLQAQFGGYGSHAPMIQKALDRLKGLPPLEKWDDEWITRVVKSFMVEKFPTVLALNKIDHPDADKNVSKIMLKYPDTKAVLTSAVTEVFLRKLKKQGFILYEEGTEFVDTYEDEPEKLKPLDDKILNRIENIRDLVLYRFGSTGVVQVLQAATDILGLIPVYTVKNIQTFTGGNGTNVFRDCFLVKRGTPVGKVARYIMGGEVTIASIETVGGVRVSEESFVEPDKNDILGFKIAPRSA; encoded by the coding sequence ATGCCTAGAGATCCATTGATTGGTATTGTGGGTAAGCCATCTTCGGGAAAATCCACCACATTAAATTCTTTGACGGATGCAGGTGCGGCAGTAGGAGCGTTTCCCTTCACCACGATCGAGCCAAACCAAGCCACCGGCTACTTGCAAGTTGACTGTGCCTGCTCCAGATTTGGCAAGGAAGATCTTTGTAAACCTAATTACGGATGGTGTAGCAAGGGTAAGAGGCATATCCCCATTAAACTATTGGACGTGGCAGGGCTTGTGCCCGGAGCGCATTCAGGCAGAGGACTTGGAAATAAATTCTTGGATGATTTAAGACACGCAGATGCTCTTATCCACGTGGTTGACGTTAGTGGGACTACAGATGCGGAGGGGAAGAACACAAGAGGCTACGATCCATTGAATGATATAGAATGGTTACAAGATGAAATCAGGCTTTGGGTTGAGGGGAAcctgaagaaaagatggGGGTCCATTGTGCGTAAACATACAGCAACAAAATCCAGCATAGTGGACACGCTGCAAGCGCAATTCGGTGGGTACGGTTCACATGCGCCCATGATCCAAAAAGCACTGGACAGGTTGAAGGGATTACCACCTTTGGAAAAATGGGATGACGAATGGATCACTCGAGTGGTCAAGTCCTTTATGGTGGAAAAATTTCCCACCGTGTTGGCGCTCAATAAGATTGACCACCCAGACGCCGATAAGAATGTTTCTAAAATCATGCTAAAGTATCCTGACACCAAAGCTGTACTGACCAGCGCAGTGACGGAAGTTTTTTTGaggaaattgaagaagcaaGGTTTCATATTATACGAGGAAGGAACGGAGTTCGTTGACACATATGAGGACGAACCAGAAAAACTAAAGCCGCTGGACGACAAGATCCTTAACAGAATCGAAAATATCAGAGATCTGGTTTTGTATAGATTCGGATCCACGGGTGTCGTCCAGGTTCTGCAAGCAGCCACAGACATCCTTGGTCTGATACCGGTGTATACTGTGAAGAACATCCAGACTTTTACGGGTGGCAACGGAACCAACGTCTTTAGAGATTGCTTTTTGGTTAAGCGAGGAACGCCTGTCGGTAAAGTTGCCAGGTACATCATGGGTGGCGAGGTAACTATTGCAAGCATCGAAACCGTTGGCGGCGTGAGAGTCAGTGAAGAAAGTTTTGTTGAGCCCGACAAAAATGACATACTCGGGTTCAAGATCGCTCCAAGATCAGCATAA